Proteins found in one Poecilia reticulata strain Guanapo linkage group LG15, Guppy_female_1.0+MT, whole genome shotgun sequence genomic segment:
- the dhx32b gene encoding putative pre-mRNA-splicing factor ATP-dependent RNA helicase DHX32: MEQHMLSLSGEYCVEGKSPCCSDSETLSQGDKEYDDILELNQFDGLPYSSRFYKLLKERKELPVWRAKDEFMDSLTKGQFVVLSGFAKTGRSSQIPQWCAEFCLSVRFQHGMVVCTQIHPQQAVDLALRVADEMDINIGHEVGYTIPLETCCTSETFLRYCTDDMLLREMMSDPLLERYGVVIVDQAHQRTVATDVLLGLLKEVALQRPELRVVLLSATKPDPKQLNLFTGSTLPAIHLEAPEVGEVAYSGTGDNYFCSALRLVLEIHRSKEPGDVVVFLVTMQEIDLARDILCHEKRGLPPGLGELLPIAVHPDQPGSLPTIGEEAGQTRRVFLTSSPNEDFFWAYSSVNFVIDAGVEKRYVYNPRIRTNSVVIQPISSGQSECRKQLAGPTGKCFRLYPKERQLPAKFRPRIVESDITSTVLFLKRMEIAGLGHCHFIDRPDPGGLMQALEELDYLAALDNDGNLSEMGIIMSEFPLEPQMAKTLLASCEFDCVNEVVIIAAMLTAPSCFSVPAVELKPEAAQCRMKFQHPEGDHFTLINIFKAFKQCQQDEYCDEEKWCQDFFFSHSALLTADALRTELTDTLRRIELPVSAPAFGCRGNTVNIKRALLAGFFMQVARDVDGSGNYFILTHKHVAQIHPMSGYGAKSPKLGLPEWVLFHQHTFSEDNCLRTVTHITPEEFVQMTPQYFFYNLPSSESKDLLQNILNRGASQNKENKRSSSEEPQEDRTSDRCVIQ, translated from the exons ATGGAGCAACACATGCTGAGTTTGAGTGGAGAATACTGCGTCGAGGGGAAGTCCCCGTGCTGTTCGGACTCTGAGACTTTGAGTCAGGGAGACAAAGAATACGATGATATCCTGGAGCTTAATCAGTTTGATGGCCTTCCTTACTCGTCGAGGTTTTACAAACTgctaaaagaaaggaaagagcTGCCGGTGTGGAGAGCAAAGGATGAATTTATGGATTCTTTGACCAAAGGACAGTTTGTGGTTCTTAGTGGCTTTGCCAAGACTGGAAGAAGCTCTCAA atTCCTCAGTGGTGTGCCGAGTTCTGCCTCTCGGTCCGGTTCCAGCACGGGATGGTGGTGTGCACCCAGATTCACCCACAGCAGGCGGTTGACCTCGCTCTGAGAGTGGCCGATGAGATGGACATCAACATCGGCCACGAGGTCGGGTACACCATCCCCTTGGAAACTTGCTGCACCAGTGAAACTTTCCTCAG GTATTGCACAGATGATATGCTGCTGAGGGAAATGATGTCAGACCCTTTGCTTGAGCGTTACGGTGTGGTGATCGTAGACCAGGCCCACCAGAGGACCGTTGCTACCGATGTGCTTTTGGGTCTGCTGAAAGAGGTCGCCCTGCAGAGGCCAGAGCTCCGCGTGGTCCTCCTGTCTGCGACCAAACCGGACCCCAAGCAGCTGAACCTCTTCACTGGGTCAACACTGCCAGCCATCCACCTGGAGGCCCCAGAGGTTGGGGAGGTGGCGTACAGCGGCACGGGTGACAACTACTTCTGTTCTGCTCTCCGTCTCGTGCTGGAGATCCATCGCTCCAAGGAGCCGGGGGATGTGGTTGTGTTTCTGGTGACGATGCAG GAAATAGATCTGGCCCGTGACATCCTGTGTCATGAAAAGCGAGGCTTGCCACCTGGTCTGGGTGAGCTGCTGCCCATAGCTGTACATCCTGACCAACCTGGGAGTCTACCGACGATTGGGGAGGAGGCGGGTCAGACCAGACGAGTTTTCCTCACAAGCAGTCCAAATGAGGACTTTTTCTGGGCTTATAGCTCAGTTAACTTTGTTATTGACGCTGGAGTGGAAAAAAGATAT GTTTACAACCCGAGAATCCGAACAAACTCTGTCGTCATCCAGCCAATCAGCTCAGGTCAAAGCGAGTGCCGCAAACAGCTGGCTGGTCCAACAG GCAAGTGTTTTCGCCTTTACCCGAAAGAGAGACAGCTTCCTGCTAAGTTTCGTCCCCGTATTGTGGAGTCTGACATCACCTCCACCGTGCTGTTCCTAAAGAGGATGGAGATCGCCGGGCTGGGTCACTGTCACTTTATCGACAGGCCAG ACCCCGGAGGCCTGATGCAGGCACTGGAGGAGCTGGACTACCTGGCAGCTCTGGATAACGACGGGAACCTTTCTGAGATGGGCATCATCATGTCTGAGTTCCCACTGGAGCCTCAGATGGCCAAGACTTTGCTGGCCTCCTGTGAGTTTGACTGTGTCAACGAAGTGGTCATCATTGCAGCCATGCTGACAG CACCCTCTTGCTTCTCGGTCCCAGCTGTGGAGCTGAAGCCAGAGGCAGCCCAGTGCCGCATGAAGTTCCAGCACCCAGAAGGAGACCACTTCACCCTCATCAACATCTTCAAGGCTTTCAAACAGTGTCAGCAGGACGAAT ACTGCGACGAGGAGAAGTGGTGTCAGGACTTCTTCTTTAGCCACAGCGCCCTGCTGACGGCCGACGCTCTTCGAACCGAGCTCACCGACACGCTGAGGAGGATCGAGCTGCCTGTCTCAGCGCCCGCCTTTGGCTGCCGAGGCAACACGGTCAACATCAAGAGAGCCCTGCTCGCAGGGTTTTTCATGCAG GTGGCTCGGGATGTTGATGGATCGGGGAACTATTTCATTCTGACTCATAAACACGTGGCACAGATCCATCCGATGTCTGGATATGGAGCCAAGAGCCCCAAGCTGGGCCTGCCGGAGTGGGTGCTCTTCCACCAGCACACGTTCTCGGAGGACAACTGTCTCCGTACCGTCACCCACATAACGCCAGAGGA